One genomic segment of Occultella kanbiaonis includes these proteins:
- a CDS encoding Gfo/Idh/MocA family protein → MANLRAGLIGLGMMGRHHARVLRSLDGVDLVAVADPGGDPHNVAGALPVLPDVQALIDAGIDYAMVAVPTQFHTEAGLALAGAGVHALIEKPLAKDTEGARALADAFEGAGLVGAVGHIERYNPALQSLRARLEAGELGDVYQIATRRQGPFPARIADVGVVKDLGTHDIDLTAWVAQQAYTSVAARTAFKSGREHEDLVAITGLLADGTVTNHLVNWLSPMKERLTVVTGDKGTFVADTLLADLTFHANGNIPTRWADVAQFRGVSEGDVIRYAIDKPEPLRTEHEAFRDAILGKPADIVTMRQGLATVAVAEAALESARTGRTVTLG, encoded by the coding sequence ATGGCGAACCTGCGCGCTGGCCTCATCGGCCTCGGCATGATGGGCCGGCACCACGCCCGGGTGCTGCGTTCCCTCGACGGCGTCGACCTGGTGGCCGTCGCCGATCCGGGCGGCGACCCGCACAATGTCGCCGGTGCACTGCCGGTCCTGCCTGACGTCCAAGCGCTGATCGACGCCGGCATCGACTACGCGATGGTGGCGGTGCCCACGCAGTTCCACACCGAGGCCGGCCTGGCGCTGGCCGGGGCCGGCGTGCACGCGCTGATCGAGAAGCCGCTCGCCAAGGACACCGAGGGTGCCCGGGCGCTGGCAGACGCGTTCGAGGGTGCGGGCCTGGTGGGTGCGGTCGGGCACATCGAGCGGTACAACCCGGCGCTGCAGTCGCTGCGTGCGCGCCTCGAGGCGGGCGAGCTGGGCGACGTCTATCAGATCGCGACCCGACGGCAGGGGCCGTTCCCGGCCCGGATCGCCGACGTCGGCGTGGTCAAGGACCTCGGCACCCACGACATCGACCTGACGGCCTGGGTGGCGCAGCAGGCGTACACGTCGGTGGCGGCGCGGACGGCGTTCAAGAGCGGCCGCGAGCACGAGGACCTGGTCGCGATCACAGGGCTGCTGGCGGACGGGACCGTGACGAACCACCTGGTGAACTGGCTCTCGCCGATGAAGGAACGGCTGACCGTCGTCACCGGGGACAAGGGGACGTTCGTGGCCGACACGCTGCTGGCCGACCTCACCTTCCACGCGAACGGGAACATCCCGACGCGCTGGGCCGATGTGGCCCAGTTCCGTGGGGTGTCCGAGGGTGACGTGATCCGGTACGCGATCGACAAGCCGGAGCCTCTGCGGACCGAGCACGAGGCGTTCCGCGACGCGATCCTCGGCAAGCCGGCGGACATCGTCACCATGAGGCAGGGACTGGCGACCGTCGCGGTCGCGGAGGCCGCCCTCGAATCGGCCCGCACCGGCCGGACCGTGACCCTCGGCTGA
- a CDS encoding DegT/DnrJ/EryC1/StrS family aminotransferase, producing the protein MTEDLIPAARPIIGDEERAAVDRVLRSGMIAQGPEVAAFEAEFAAELVAGRTCVAVNSGTSGLHLGLLAAGVGPGDEVIVPSFTFAATGNSVALTGATPVFADIEGTYFNLDPAGVRAAITERTKGIMPVHLYGHPAAMTELRAIADSRGLRLFEDAAQAHGATLNGAPVGSFGDFGMFSLYPTKNMTSGEGGMVSCATDEIARNVRLLRNQGMQKQYANEVIGFNARMTDIHAAIGRVQLTKVGGWTRARQANAAFLDENLEGVLTPAVAEGATHVYHQYTIRVPGDRDAFATALREEHAVGCGVYYPIPNHRLESLRGYAPGLDLPETERAAREVISLPVHPSLSRQDLDRIVTAVNTVAKAGA; encoded by the coding sequence GTGACCGAAGACCTGATCCCTGCCGCACGACCGATCATCGGCGACGAGGAACGGGCCGCGGTGGACCGTGTGCTGCGCAGCGGCATGATCGCGCAGGGCCCCGAGGTGGCCGCCTTCGAGGCGGAGTTCGCGGCCGAGCTCGTCGCCGGTCGCACCTGCGTGGCCGTCAACTCCGGCACGTCCGGCCTGCACCTGGGTCTGCTGGCCGCCGGGGTCGGGCCGGGCGACGAGGTCATCGTGCCCTCGTTCACCTTCGCCGCAACCGGGAACTCGGTGGCGCTCACCGGGGCCACCCCCGTGTTCGCCGACATCGAGGGCACGTACTTCAATCTCGACCCGGCCGGCGTCCGGGCCGCGATCACCGAGCGGACCAAGGGCATCATGCCGGTCCACCTGTACGGCCACCCGGCCGCGATGACCGAGCTGCGCGCGATCGCCGACTCCCGCGGCCTGCGCCTCTTCGAGGACGCCGCGCAGGCCCACGGCGCCACCCTGAACGGAGCCCCGGTCGGCTCGTTCGGCGACTTCGGGATGTTCTCCCTGTACCCGACGAAGAACATGACCTCCGGCGAGGGCGGCATGGTCTCGTGCGCCACGGACGAGATCGCCCGCAACGTCCGGCTGCTGCGCAACCAGGGCATGCAGAAGCAGTACGCGAACGAGGTCATCGGGTTCAACGCCCGGATGACGGACATCCACGCCGCCATCGGACGGGTGCAGCTGACGAAGGTCGGCGGCTGGACGAGGGCGCGCCAGGCCAATGCCGCGTTCCTGGACGAGAACCTCGAGGGCGTGCTGACCCCGGCCGTGGCCGAGGGTGCCACGCACGTCTACCACCAGTACACGATCCGGGTGCCCGGTGACCGGGACGCGTTCGCCACCGCGCTGCGCGAGGAGCACGCCGTCGGCTGCGGCGTCTACTACCCGATCCCGAACCACCGCCTCGAGTCCCTCCGGGGCTACGCCCCCGGCCTCGACCTGCCGGAGACGGAGAGGGCGGCGCGCGAGGTCATCTCGCTCCCGGTGCACCCCTCGCTCTCCCGGCAGGACCTGGACCGGATCGTCACCGCTGTGAACACCGTCGCGAAGGCGGGCGCGTGA
- a CDS encoding acyltransferase codes for MGVRISDTADVDPRAFLGEGTSVWHLAQVREGAVLGTGCVVGRGAYVGPGVSLGNNCKLQNYALVYEPAVLEDGVFVGPAAVLTNDEFPRAVNPDGSLKTGADWEAVGVTLRQGSSVGARAVCIAPVTVGRWATVAAGAVVTRDVPDFALVAGVPARWLRWVGRAGVPLEDEGGGHWRCPSSGETYVETDGGLALERDHDAEETP; via the coding sequence ATGGGAGTGCGCATCAGCGACACCGCCGACGTCGACCCGCGTGCGTTCCTGGGGGAGGGCACGTCCGTGTGGCACCTCGCGCAGGTTCGCGAGGGCGCCGTGCTGGGCACCGGCTGCGTCGTCGGGCGCGGCGCGTACGTCGGCCCGGGGGTGAGCCTCGGCAACAACTGCAAGCTCCAGAACTACGCGCTCGTCTACGAGCCGGCCGTGCTCGAGGACGGCGTCTTCGTCGGCCCGGCCGCGGTGCTCACCAATGACGAGTTCCCGCGCGCCGTGAACCCCGACGGGTCCCTGAAGACCGGTGCGGACTGGGAGGCCGTCGGAGTCACGCTGCGGCAGGGGAGCTCGGTGGGTGCGCGCGCGGTGTGCATCGCCCCGGTGACGGTTGGCCGATGGGCCACCGTGGCCGCGGGCGCCGTCGTGACCAGGGACGTGCCGGACTTCGCCCTGGTGGCCGGCGTCCCGGCCCGGTGGCTGAGATGGGTCGGCCGTGCCGGGGTGCCGCTGGAGGACGAGGGTGGCGGCCACTGGCGCTGCCCGAGTTCGGGTGAGACCTATGTCGAGACCGACGGTGGGCTGGCCCTCGAACGTGACCACGATGCTGAGGAGACCCCGTGA
- a CDS encoding glycosyltransferase family 2 protein, producing the protein MTTNDDAWLVVPLYNEATVIGDVIRAALPTFANIVCVDDGSTDSSAAAARAAGALVVHHATNLGQGAALQTGIAYVVTQTDASYLVTFDADGQHQVSDAEAMVAMAREEDLAIVFGSRFLDDRTKAGLLKKVILKTAVWVTNQSTGLRLTDAHNGLRVIRRDAAARVNLVQNRMAHASEIVLQLGRTRLPWREYPVHVLYTEYSKGKGQSVLNSVNILVDLVFK; encoded by the coding sequence ATGACCACGAACGACGACGCCTGGCTCGTGGTGCCGTTGTACAACGAGGCCACCGTGATCGGCGACGTGATCAGGGCGGCCCTGCCCACGTTCGCCAACATCGTCTGTGTGGACGACGGCTCCACGGACTCCTCCGCGGCCGCGGCCCGCGCGGCCGGCGCGCTCGTGGTCCATCACGCCACGAACCTCGGCCAGGGTGCCGCCCTGCAGACCGGCATCGCCTACGTGGTCACGCAGACCGACGCCTCCTATCTGGTCACCTTCGACGCGGATGGCCAGCACCAGGTCTCCGACGCCGAGGCGATGGTGGCGATGGCCCGCGAGGAGGACCTCGCGATCGTGTTCGGCTCCCGGTTCCTCGACGATCGCACGAAGGCCGGCCTCCTGAAGAAGGTCATCCTCAAGACGGCCGTGTGGGTGACGAACCAGAGCACCGGGCTGCGCCTGACCGACGCCCACAACGGCCTGCGGGTGATCCGCCGGGACGCGGCCGCGCGGGTGAACCTCGTCCAGAACCGGATGGCGCACGCCAGCGAGATCGTGCTGCAACTGGGCCGGACGAGGCTGCCCTGGCGCGAGTACCCCGTGCACGTGCTGTACACGGAATACTCCAAGGGCAAGGGCCAGTCGGTGCTGAACTCGGTCAACATCCTCGTCGACCTGGTCTTCAAGTGA
- a CDS encoding DUF2304 domain-containing protein, with the protein MEKIWIQLILLVGIAAVAVTLTRSTADARHQAVRRVLLVGFVLATAAAIIYPSFLSQLARLVGVGRGTDLVLYALVIAFLSYVATMYRRMKLMDRQITALTREIALAEVRLEQAGYPTNRPPAKEAGSAPAETDPSERRP; encoded by the coding sequence ATGGAGAAGATCTGGATCCAGCTGATCCTGCTCGTCGGCATCGCCGCGGTCGCGGTGACCCTCACCCGATCCACGGCGGACGCCCGGCATCAGGCGGTCCGGCGGGTGCTGCTCGTCGGCTTCGTGCTGGCCACTGCCGCGGCGATCATCTACCCGTCGTTCCTGAGCCAGCTGGCCCGGCTGGTCGGGGTCGGCCGGGGCACCGACCTCGTGCTCTACGCCCTCGTCATCGCGTTCCTGTCCTATGTGGCCACGATGTACCGGCGGATGAAGCTGATGGACCGGCAGATCACGGCGCTGACCCGCGAGATCGCCCTCGCCGAGGTCCGCCTCGAACAGGCCGGCTACCCGACCAACCGGCCGCCCGCCAAGGAAGCAGGGTCGGCGCCCGCCGAGACCGACCCCTCCGAGCGGCGGCCCTGA
- a CDS encoding DUF6541 family protein, producing MPTTNALLALAVFGFGILLLYAPGVLTLRLVGLRGLALAALAPPVTIAALSLTAILTRFAGKEWGLVPAAIGLAATFGAALVLRALGVVLTPEPVPAARRFQTILVVCLAAGLVLAVVPVAVGAGGVDSLLQRWDAVYHLSALRLIDESGSASSLTVGALSYGTGQAHLYPAGWHAFASLLPLSSPTAVLNLAGTLTAGPAWVLGCAALARRVWPQLPPAPALAGLAAGLITATPMSLWVGWGHLPNAAALAMTPGVLAFGIGVLERAGASATARLGAGDGPAGPPSAAGGWQQHAAGVVVLAACAVGLGLTHPNAFLALAVLALPVAVVVVARISRLAWAAGRRPFAVGLPVVVAVLVVGGAVAFVNSPLAGAVTGYVGDEPDGAGAAVGAVLVGWYELWPHVVTAAVVIAAPYGAVLAWRRGAPWAAGSLAVVWLLYVDAAMGGPTGISSLWYTSPARLSVVTAMVTVVLAVGALVRAGAAAARRWPAGRGRAVAAAALVVLLAVAMVASSVYKAERTAKLYDPAATGAPRFVTAAELQMLADLDLEPGGAVLGSPFSGAPLLYGLRGVPVVFPIAGQVWSPAQQTLMDGLDDLSDPEVCAAMQELGVRYLYQDSRPYQASGDYRALDDLEVPGAEVVAEADTARILRLPDCNDM from the coding sequence GTGCCCACCACCAACGCACTCCTCGCGCTGGCAGTGTTCGGATTCGGGATCCTGCTGCTGTACGCGCCCGGCGTCCTCACCCTGCGCCTGGTCGGGCTGCGTGGCCTTGCCCTGGCCGCCCTCGCGCCCCCGGTCACGATCGCGGCCCTGTCCCTGACGGCGATCCTGACCCGGTTCGCCGGCAAGGAGTGGGGCTTGGTCCCGGCCGCGATCGGCCTCGCCGCCACCTTCGGCGCAGCCCTGGTGCTGCGTGCGCTCGGCGTCGTGCTCACCCCCGAGCCGGTGCCCGCCGCTCGGCGGTTCCAGACCATCCTGGTCGTCTGCCTGGCGGCCGGCCTGGTCCTCGCGGTGGTGCCGGTGGCCGTCGGCGCGGGCGGGGTGGACTCGCTGCTGCAGCGGTGGGACGCCGTCTATCACCTGAGCGCGCTGCGGCTCATCGACGAGTCCGGGTCGGCGTCGTCGCTGACCGTCGGCGCCCTCTCCTACGGGACCGGCCAGGCGCATCTCTACCCCGCCGGGTGGCACGCCTTCGCCTCCCTGCTGCCGCTGTCCAGCCCGACGGCGGTGCTGAACCTGGCGGGGACTCTCACCGCTGGTCCGGCGTGGGTGTTGGGCTGCGCGGCGCTGGCGCGCCGCGTGTGGCCGCAACTGCCGCCGGCGCCGGCGTTGGCGGGGCTCGCCGCCGGGCTGATCACGGCCACCCCGATGAGCCTGTGGGTCGGGTGGGGGCACCTGCCGAACGCGGCCGCGCTGGCCATGACCCCGGGTGTGCTCGCGTTCGGGATCGGGGTACTGGAGCGCGCCGGAGCTTCGGCCACGGCGCGTCTCGGCGCCGGCGACGGTCCGGCCGGTCCGCCAAGTGCCGCCGGCGGCTGGCAGCAGCACGCGGCCGGCGTGGTGGTCCTCGCGGCCTGCGCCGTCGGCCTGGGGCTGACCCACCCGAACGCCTTCCTCGCACTCGCGGTCCTGGCGCTGCCGGTGGCCGTGGTCGTCGTGGCGCGGATCTCCCGGTTGGCCTGGGCCGCCGGCCGGCGCCCGTTCGCCGTCGGGCTGCCCGTGGTGGTGGCGGTGCTCGTCGTGGGTGGCGCGGTCGCGTTCGTGAACTCGCCGCTGGCCGGTGCGGTGACAGGCTACGTGGGTGACGAGCCCGACGGCGCGGGCGCCGCCGTCGGGGCCGTCCTGGTGGGCTGGTACGAGCTGTGGCCGCACGTGGTGACCGCGGCGGTGGTGATCGCGGCACCCTACGGCGCGGTGCTCGCGTGGCGTCGCGGCGCCCCGTGGGCGGCGGGCTCGCTCGCCGTGGTGTGGCTGCTGTACGTCGACGCGGCCATGGGCGGACCGACCGGGATCTCCTCACTCTGGTACACCAGCCCGGCGCGCCTGAGCGTGGTCACGGCGATGGTGACCGTGGTGCTGGCCGTCGGCGCCCTCGTGCGTGCGGGCGCGGCGGCTGCCCGCCGATGGCCGGCCGGACGCGGCCGGGCCGTCGCGGCCGCTGCCCTCGTCGTGCTGCTCGCCGTGGCCATGGTCGCCTCGTCCGTCTACAAGGCCGAGCGCACCGCGAAGCTGTACGACCCGGCCGCCACCGGCGCGCCCCGGTTCGTGACCGCCGCCGAGCTCCAGATGCTCGCCGACCTGGACCTGGAGCCGGGTGGGGCCGTGCTCGGCAGCCCGTTCTCCGGTGCCCCGCTGCTGTACGGGCTGCGCGGGGTGCCGGTGGTGTTCCCGATCGCCGGGCAGGTGTGGTCCCCGGCCCAGCAGACGCTCATGGACGGCCTCGACGACCTCTCCGACCCGGAGGTCTGCGCGGCGATGCAGGAGCTCGGCGTGCGGTACCTGTACCAGGACTCCCGCCCCTATCAGGCGTCGGGCGACTACCGGGCGCTGGACGACCTCGAGGTGCCCGGCGCGGAGGTGGTCGCGGAGGCGGACACCGCCCGGATCCTGCGACTGCCGGACTGCAACGACATGTGA
- a CDS encoding LCP family protein, which translates to MPTTENSPRPAHGRRRAPRHSRRLQRTHVLRGVLLTLIGVVAFTGTGAALAYNSLQRNIDQHDLDEILGEDRESPTAAEPGDPAEGQAYNLLVLGSDTRTGDNADYGEAEGQRSDTTLVVHISADRSRVDVVSIPRDMIVDVPSCPLPDGSESAAADDARFNSAFAYGGQTGDTAYAAACAILTVEEMTGLFIDDFVVVDMEGFKDMVDAIGGVDMCFEEDIVSPEAGLDLTAGCHTLDGETALAVARARKGVDDGSDISRIGRQQELLTAMVEQVMAKNLLTDSSGLFQFLQAATASLSTSDGIGNITSMAGLAYSLNGVGIDNFTFATVPFDWSGNVVLQNADSEALWESVVADQPLVLPPDPEATDGTETDGTETDGTETDGATGNGVDDGEPDPGQG; encoded by the coding sequence ATGCCAACCACCGAGAACTCCCCGCGCCCTGCTCACGGCCGACGCCGCGCGCCGCGCCACAGCCGCCGCCTGCAGCGGACCCACGTCCTTCGTGGTGTGCTGCTCACGCTCATCGGCGTGGTCGCGTTCACCGGCACCGGAGCGGCCCTGGCCTACAACTCGCTGCAGCGCAACATCGACCAGCACGACCTCGACGAGATCCTCGGCGAGGACCGCGAGAGCCCGACGGCGGCGGAGCCGGGTGACCCGGCCGAGGGCCAGGCGTACAATCTGCTGGTGCTCGGCTCGGACACCCGCACGGGCGACAACGCCGACTACGGAGAGGCGGAGGGGCAGCGCTCCGACACCACGCTCGTGGTACACATCTCCGCGGACCGGTCCCGGGTGGACGTGGTCTCCATCCCGCGTGACATGATCGTGGATGTCCCGAGCTGCCCGCTCCCGGACGGCTCCGAGTCCGCTGCCGCCGACGACGCCCGCTTCAACTCCGCGTTCGCCTACGGCGGTCAGACCGGTGACACCGCGTACGCCGCCGCGTGCGCGATCCTGACCGTGGAGGAGATGACCGGCCTGTTCATCGACGACTTCGTCGTGGTGGACATGGAGGGCTTCAAGGACATGGTGGACGCCATCGGTGGCGTCGACATGTGCTTCGAGGAGGACATCGTCTCCCCGGAGGCCGGCCTGGACCTGACCGCCGGGTGCCACACCCTCGACGGCGAGACGGCGCTCGCCGTGGCCCGGGCTCGCAAGGGCGTCGACGACGGCAGCGACATCAGCCGGATCGGCCGCCAGCAGGAACTCCTGACAGCCATGGTCGAGCAGGTGATGGCGAAGAACCTGCTCACCGACTCCAGCGGCCTGTTCCAGTTCCTGCAGGCCGCCACCGCGTCGCTGAGCACCAGTGACGGCATCGGCAACATCACCTCGATGGCCGGCCTCGCGTACTCGCTGAACGGCGTCGGCATCGACAACTTCACGTTCGCCACCGTGCCGTTCGACTGGTCCGGGAACGTGGTGCTGCAGAACGCCGACTCCGAGGCGCTCTGGGAGTCGGTGGTGGCCGACCAGCCGCTGGTGCTGCCGCCCGACCCCGAGGCGACCGACGGCACCGAGACCGACGGCACCGAGACCGACGGCACCGAGACCGACGGTGCCACCGGGAACGGGGTCGACGACGGCGAGCCCGACCCCGGTCAGGGCTGA
- a CDS encoding LCP family protein, with amino-acid sequence MNRQTSRPRARHAAPPDRRRTDLGPARSPAGARTAARAGGTEHHDLAGVRHARRRRRPRRHIAPLAGLAVALFAVSGAGLAYQDLDRNIGGTDIEPLLGTDRPEPAPPVDGSAGTAVNLLLIGSDDRSGENTAIGGPNVESGIRSDTVIVAHISADRSRVELISIPRDSWVDIPSCDLPDGSTTAPTTGKFNKAFHQGGQTGDVGYAAACTIRTIESLTDVRIDGFIAVDFGGFVDMVDAIGGVPMCIPEDMDDPYAQLELSAGEQVLNGTQALGYARARKTIGDGSDIGRIARQQALLGATVRQVLNQNVLTDAPRLYGFLDAATASLTTSSNYASISAMSGLAYSLRDLGSEDIAFVTVPNVDRGDGANVLWTDAADEMWAAIAADQPLTVTGADDDTADAGGAPEPADPPANGAATDPTEPATDAASSPAAADPGPTLDGTTADDGSTQCG; translated from the coding sequence ATGAATCGGCAGACCAGCAGGCCTCGCGCCCGGCACGCCGCGCCACCGGATCGGCGCCGCACCGACCTCGGCCCTGCCCGGAGCCCGGCCGGCGCCCGGACCGCGGCCCGTGCCGGCGGGACCGAGCACCACGACCTCGCCGGGGTGCGCCATGCCCGCAGGCGCCGGCGGCCGCGCCGGCACATCGCGCCCCTGGCCGGCCTCGCAGTGGCGCTGTTCGCCGTCAGCGGCGCGGGCCTGGCGTATCAGGACCTGGACCGCAACATCGGTGGGACGGACATCGAGCCGCTGCTGGGCACCGACCGACCGGAACCGGCACCCCCGGTCGACGGCTCGGCCGGCACCGCCGTCAATCTGCTCCTGATCGGCTCGGACGACCGGTCCGGGGAGAACACGGCGATCGGTGGCCCGAACGTCGAGTCCGGGATCCGTTCGGACACCGTGATCGTCGCGCACATCTCCGCGGACCGGTCCCGGGTGGAGCTGATCTCGATCCCTCGGGACTCCTGGGTGGACATCCCCTCCTGTGACCTTCCCGATGGTTCGACGACCGCGCCGACCACCGGGAAGTTCAACAAGGCCTTCCACCAGGGTGGGCAGACCGGCGACGTCGGCTACGCCGCCGCCTGCACGATCCGGACCATCGAGTCCCTCACCGACGTCCGCATCGACGGCTTCATCGCCGTGGACTTCGGCGGGTTCGTGGACATGGTCGACGCCATCGGCGGCGTCCCGATGTGCATCCCCGAGGACATGGACGACCCGTACGCCCAGCTCGAGCTCAGCGCCGGCGAGCAGGTGCTCAACGGGACGCAGGCGCTCGGGTACGCCCGCGCACGCAAGACGATCGGCGACGGCAGCGACATCGGGCGGATCGCCCGGCAACAGGCCCTGCTTGGTGCCACGGTCCGCCAGGTCCTGAACCAGAACGTGCTGACCGACGCACCGCGGTTGTACGGGTTCCTCGACGCGGCGACGGCGTCCCTGACCACCAGCTCGAACTACGCGTCCATCTCCGCCATGTCCGGACTCGCGTACTCGCTGCGTGACCTGGGCAGCGAGGACATCGCGTTCGTGACCGTGCCGAACGTGGACCGCGGTGACGGGGCGAACGTGCTCTGGACCGACGCGGCCGACGAGATGTGGGCAGCGATCGCCGCCGACCAACCGCTGACCGTCACGGGAGCCGACGACGACACCGCCGACGCCGGTGGCGCCCCCGAGCCGGCCGACCCGCCCGCCAACGGCGCGGCGACGGATCCGACCGAACCTGCGACCGACGCCGCGTCCTCCCCGGCGGCGGCCGACCCCGGCCCTACCCTCGATGGAACCACCGCCGACGACGGGAGTACCCAGTGCGGGTGA
- a CDS encoding LCP family protein, which translates to MSRDEPFDNEREPEPASVDPFADAPRRPAPGRKPARGSSRARTGGSAQAVPATGGPERTSARSTATSAPERTVRRTPSGAARPAAVRPAVKAPAEEAGAPPSFAPGSGERTDRARGTGPRPAANATRVMPAQGEQATPPARRPQRPAGDQPRRPPGSTRPPDGPTARTEPRARRPRRRGRRIAALLAVLLILVLAWPVGLLVWANGKIQHTDALGSSTLTTAGTTYLLAGSDSRADGQVADATEGQRADTMILITVPPSGATSMISLPRDTYVEIPGYGANKLNAAFSFGGPELLVATVEGLTGIEVDHYVEIGMGGVANIVDAVGGVELCLDYDVSDADSGLEWTAGCHVVDGATALAFARMRKADPLGDIGRTQRQQQVIQAVTSAVAQPSLVFQPGEQVRLADEGLAALVVDEDTGIIDMARMALAFRAATGPDGVRGAPPISDLAYRPGGIGEAVLLDPDRVDAFFTAVADGTVTTADLNQ; encoded by the coding sequence GTGAGCCGAGACGAGCCGTTCGACAACGAACGCGAGCCCGAGCCGGCCTCCGTCGACCCGTTCGCCGACGCGCCGAGGCGCCCCGCCCCGGGCCGCAAGCCGGCCCGCGGGTCGAGCCGGGCCCGTACCGGCGGTTCGGCGCAGGCCGTGCCTGCGACCGGCGGACCGGAGCGCACGAGCGCACGGTCCACAGCTACGTCGGCCCCCGAGCGCACCGTCCGCCGCACGCCGTCGGGCGCCGCGAGGCCGGCCGCCGTGCGGCCGGCCGTCAAAGCCCCCGCCGAGGAGGCCGGCGCGCCGCCGAGCTTCGCGCCCGGCTCCGGCGAGCGCACGGACCGGGCCCGCGGCACCGGGCCTCGCCCGGCCGCGAACGCGACCCGCGTGATGCCGGCGCAGGGCGAGCAGGCCACGCCCCCGGCGCGTCGTCCGCAGCGCCCGGCCGGCGACCAACCCCGTCGCCCGCCGGGCAGCACCCGTCCTCCGGACGGACCGACGGCCCGGACGGAGCCCAGGGCCCGCAGGCCGAGACGGCGTGGCCGCCGCATCGCGGCCCTGCTCGCGGTCCTGCTCATCCTCGTGCTGGCCTGGCCCGTCGGCCTGCTGGTCTGGGCGAACGGGAAGATCCAGCACACCGACGCCCTCGGTTCCAGCACCCTGACCACCGCCGGCACCACCTACCTCCTGGCCGGCTCGGACTCCCGCGCCGACGGTCAGGTCGCGGACGCGACCGAAGGTCAGCGCGCCGACACGATGATCCTGATCACGGTGCCGCCGAGCGGCGCGACCTCGATGATCTCGCTCCCGCGGGACACCTACGTCGAGATCCCCGGCTACGGCGCGAACAAGCTCAATGCGGCATTCTCCTTCGGCGGCCCGGAACTGCTGGTCGCCACCGTGGAGGGCCTGACCGGCATCGAGGTCGACCACTACGTGGAGATCGGGATGGGCGGGGTCGCGAACATCGTGGACGCCGTCGGCGGCGTCGAGCTGTGCCTCGACTACGACGTGAGCGACGCGGACAGCGGCCTGGAGTGGACCGCCGGCTGCCACGTCGTCGACGGCGCGACCGCGCTCGCGTTCGCCCGGATGCGCAAGGCGGACCCGCTCGGCGACATCGGCCGGACCCAGCGCCAACAGCAGGTGATCCAGGCCGTGACCTCCGCCGTCGCACAGCCCTCGCTGGTGTTCCAGCCCGGCGAACAGGTGCGCCTGGCCGACGAGGGCCTCGCCGCCCTAGTCGTGGACGAGGACACCGGCATCATCGACATGGCCCGGATGGCGCTCGCGTTCCGGGCGGCGACCGGCCCCGACGGCGTCCGCGGCGCGCCGCCGATCTCCGACCTCGCATACCGGCCGGGCGGGATCGGCGAGGCCGTCCTGCTCGACCCGGACCGGGTGGACGCGTTCTTCACCGCGGTCGCCGACGGCACGGTCACCACGGCGGACCTGAACCAATAG
- a CDS encoding CoA-binding protein, with the protein MTHVNDPAVVRRLLTTPGRWAVVGLSSNTTRAAYGVARYLQQNLGQQIVPVHPKAETVHGERGYATLAEVPGDLDVVDVFVNATLAGEVVDQAIARGAKAVWLQLDVIDQAAAHRAAEVGLDVVMDTCPAIEGPLLGLG; encoded by the coding sequence ATGACGCACGTGAACGATCCCGCCGTCGTGCGGCGGTTGCTGACCACTCCCGGCCGCTGGGCGGTCGTCGGACTGTCCTCCAACACCACGCGCGCCGCATACGGCGTCGCCCGCTATCTCCAGCAGAACCTCGGGCAGCAGATCGTGCCCGTGCACCCGAAGGCGGAGACCGTTCACGGCGAGCGCGGCTACGCCACGCTCGCGGAGGTACCGGGCGACCTCGACGTCGTCGACGTGTTCGTGAATGCCACGCTCGCCGGTGAGGTGGTGGACCAGGCCATCGCCCGCGGGGCCAAGGCGGTCTGGCTGCAGCTGGACGTCATCGACCAGGCCGCGGCGCATCGTGCCGCCGAGGTCGGGCTGGACGTCGTGATGGACACCTGCCCGGCGATCGAGGGTCCGCTGCTCGGGTTGGGCTGA